The proteins below come from a single Rosa rugosa chromosome 2, drRosRugo1.1, whole genome shotgun sequence genomic window:
- the LOC133730110 gene encoding pentatricopeptide repeat-containing protein At3g22470, mitochondrial-like: MLKMIRTTASSCSHCSSTTRCMPFLLSTPLCLFVANNYLAFFHSRSSNPTKSRETHLGNRLNVEDALKVFDEMLHSHPLPSSVIPFNQILTQLSKLKHYSTVITLNRQMLLCRIVPDDYTLNIIINCYCHLNQMGFSLSVLGQFFKLGLQPDVITFSTLINGFVLHNQVPEAARLFTKMLQAGHCKPNAFTFNTLIKGFCMIGNNRAAIQLLRKMEEGGGCEPNTVSYNTIIHSLCKDTLINEALNLFAEMISGGIAPDVVTYNSLIQGVCNIGHWKQATRLLNEMVSKGIFPDVVTFSVLVDTLCKEGMVVEAKAVVDMMIQRGIEPNTITYSSLMDGYCLRGEMDEAKKVFDLMVSKGSLVNVRSCSILINGYCKQKKIDEANKVFQEMTCWELVPNTITFNTLIDGFYKAGRIQEAEKLFSEMQGCGQLPDVRTYNILVNGLCNNQQLSSALELLRRMEGNKLELDIVVYNTIIEGLCKAGKMDSAIDLFSGLSSKHPQPDVWTYNIMILGFCKGGLLSEAEKLFTEMKEKGCSPDGCTYNTIIRGFMDNNETSRATELIQEMRERGFSADASTMDLVVDLLSKDTVDPVLLAWLKDSV; this comes from the coding sequence ATGCTGAAGATGATTCGAACAACTGCTTCTTCTTGTTCTCATTGCAGCAGCACCACAAGATGTATGCCATTTCTTCTCTCTACTCCTCTCTGTCTCTTCGTTGCCAACAACTACTTGGCTTTCTTTCATTCTCGATCCTCAAACCCAACCAAATCCAGAGAAACCCATCTCGGAAATAGACTCAATGTTGAGGATGCCTTgaaggtgttcgatgaaatgcttCACTCGCATCCTCTGCCTTCTTCTGTTATCCCTTTCAATCAAATCTTGACTCAGCTTTCCAAACTCAAACATTACTCAACAGTCATCACTTTGAATAGGCAAATGCTTCTGTGTAGAATTGTTCCTGATGACTACactcttaacattatcattaaTTGCTATTGCCATTTGAATCAAATGGGCTTCAGCTTATCTGTCTTAGGACAGTTCTTCAAATTGGGTCTTCAACCAGATGTTATTACCTTCTCCACTCTAATCAACGGCTTTGTTCTCCACAATCAAGTGCCTGAGGCTGCACGACTTTTCACCAAAATGCTGCAGGCGGGTCATTGTAAGCCCAATGCGTTTACTTTCAACACTCTAATAAAGGGCTTTTGCATGATCGGAAACAACAGAGCTGCAATTCAATTACTCAGGAAgatggaagaaggaggaggatgcGAGCCTAACACAGTTTCCTATAACACCATCATCCACAGTCTGTGCAAGGATACACTAATTAATGAAGCATTGAACCTCTTCGCAGAAATGATTAGTGGAGGTATTGCTCCAGACGTTGTTACTTACAACTCTTTGATTCAAGGAGTTTGCAATATAGGTCACTGGAAACAAGCTACAAGGTTGTTGAATGAAATGGTGAGTAAAGGTATCTTTCCAGATGTAGTCACCTTCAGTGTCTTGGTTGATACACTTTGTAAGGAAGGGATGGTTGTGGAAGCCAAAGCTGTGGTTGACATGATGATTCAAAGAGGAATTGAACCTAATACGATTACATACAGTTCCCTTATGGATGGTTACTGTTTGCGAGGAGAAATGGACGAGGCGAAAAAGGTTTTTGATCTAATGGTTAGCAAGGGCTCCTTGGTTAATGTTCGGAGTTGTAGCATATTGATAAACGGATACTGTAAGCAGAAAAAGATTGATGAGGCCAATAAGGTTTTTCAGGAAATGACTTGTTGGGAGCTTGTTCCAAACACCATTACTTTTAACACTCTTATTGATGGTTTTTACAAAGCAGGGAGAATACAAGAGGCAGAAAAGTTGTTCTCTGAGATGCAAGGTTGTGGCCAACTTCCAGATGTTCGAACTTATAATATTTTAGTTAATGGCCTGTGTAACAACCAACAACTTTCTTCAGCACTAGAATTACTTAGACGAATGGAAGGCAACAAGTTGGAACTAGATATTGTAGTTTACAATACTATCATTGAAGGTTTGTGCAAAGCTGGGAAAATGGATTCTGCAATAGATCTCTTCTCTGGTTTGTCGTCAAAGCATCCTCAACCTGATGTGTGGACGTATAATATAATGATTCTTGGATTTTGTAAAGGAGGCCTATTAAGTGAAGCTGAAAAATTGTTTACAGAAATGAAGGAGAAAGGCTGTTCTCCAGATGGCTGTACCTATAACACAATTATCCGAGGTTTTATGGATAACAATGAGACATCAAGGGCTACGGAACTTATTCAAGAAATGCGTGAGAGGGGTTTCTCTGCAGATGCATCAACTATGGACTTGGTTGTTGATTTATTGTCCAAGGATACAGTAGATCCTGTACTATTAGCATGGCTTAAAGATTCAGTCTGA
- the LOC133732917 gene encoding uncharacterized protein LOC133732917 — protein sequence MDKFLLPLKPSPQLSTKPIRRRRWHRSLIELNGKLEPKYRHSVSGLLMQSYSELRAFRHLYHIDRNPCQTHVNRVVINGAYTPPSIKEGVSALDFDNKGIYLASVTRSGCLTVHDFETLYCQSNEPLLRLEEDEAKHVLHLSLHQQLDFVRWNCANQDEVVCTSLKRNEVLIFDISYISSTPSEVLRTKPRPAIFGSNIQKGLSDIAFTSCEDSRVLASDTDGVIHIWDRRTSTFPCLELTANSRGSLNSIQLNVENQIIFGAGKHGVIYAWDLRGGRTSSFFKGSKEVSRPPLTSLKLSSTLEKIGPLKEQSAIVSKEIHSINLDPCCPHQLAFHLDDGWSGVLDIHNLEVTHIHCPPPAWLNESVGSDLSYLRKPSWLPTNSIYVVGSSTDNGIHILDFYPDSSSPCHVDYNEDAHRLSGVKDQDKQNRFISLSEGVTACAVHPLNSTIITGTKHSSLLMVSQTHKSC from the exons ATGGACAAATTCTTACTCCCTCTCAAACCCTCACCTCAACTTTCCACCAAACCCATTCGAAG GCGAAGATGGCATCGGAGCCTCATCGAATTGAACGGAAAGCTCGAACCCAAGTACCGGCATTCCGTCTCTGGTTTACTCATGCAATCCTATTCTGAG CTTAGGGCGTTTCGGCATTTGTACCACATCGACAGAAACCCGTGTCAAACCCAT GTGAATCGGGTGGTGATTAATGGCGCTTACACACCCCCAAGTATAAA ggaaGGAGTTTCTGCCCTGGATTTTGACAACAAG GGGATATACCTGGCATCTGTGACAAGATCGGGGTGCTTAACGGTGCATGATTTTGAAACTCTTTATTGCCAGAGTAATGAACCATTGCTAC GtttggaagaagatgaagcaaaACATGTGCTGCACCTTTCTTTACATCAACAACTAGACTTTGTCCGGTGGAATTGTGCCAACCAAGATGAG GTTGTTTGCACATCTTTGAAAAGGAATGAAGTACTTATATTTGACATTAGTTATATATCTTCTACACCATCCGAA GTTTTAAGAACAAAACCCCGTCCTGCTATCTTTGGGTCTAATATTCAGAAAGGTCTTTCTGATATTGCCTTTACCTCTTGTGAAGACTCAAG GGTACTTGCTTCTGATACAGATGGTGTTATTCATATATGGGACAGAAGAACTAGTACTTTTCCTTGTCTTGAACTTACGGCAAATTCCCGTGGCAGCCTTAATAGTATCCAATTAAATGTGGAAAATCAG ATCATTTTTGGAGCTGGAAAGCATGGGGTGATCTATGCTTGGGATCTTCGTGGTGGAAGAACGTCTTCTTTCTTCAAGGGTTCTAAAGAG GTATCTCGTCCACCTCTAACCTCACTGAAGTTATCATCAACGTTGGAAAAAATTGGGCCTCTAAAG GAACAATCAGCCATTGTTTCTAAGGAAATACACTCCATTAATCTTGATCCATGTTGCCCACACCAATTGGCATTCCATCTTGATGACGGTTG GTCAGGCGTGCTGGATATTCATAATCTTGAAGTTACACATATTCATTGTCCTCCACCAGCTTGGTT AAATGAATCTGTCGGGTCAGATCTATCATATTTGAGAAAACCTTCGTGGCTACCTACAAACTCT ATATATGTGGTTGGATCATCAACTGACAACGGCATTcatattttggatttttatCCAGATTCAAGCTCTCCTTGCCATGTGGACTACAA TGAGGATGCACATCGTCTTTCTGGGGTAAAGGATCAAGATAAGCAAAACAGGTTTATTTCATTGTCTGAAGGAGTTACTGCATGTGCAGTTCATCCCCTCAACAGTACAATCATAACTGGAACTAAG CATTCATCTTTGCTCATGGTTTCCCAAACGCACAAGTCATGTTAA
- the LOC133728377 gene encoding uncharacterized protein LOC133728377: protein MLPSGYLIRPCEGGGSIIHIVDHLNLEAWSVPEVLRPLYESSKVVAQKRTIACCSATIPAKLCKRESTKQFHNSKIKFPLNSDEAFMSDYVLILILEQVQSGKASDKLLFTYFPFLVFWPYYMGC, encoded by the exons ATGCTTCCTAGTGGTTATCTGATTCGACCGTGTGAGGGTGGAGGATCAATCATTCATATTGTTGACCACCTGAACCTTGAG GCTTGGAGTGTGCCGGAAGTGCTGCGACCGCTTTATGAATCGTCCAAAGTGGTAGCACAAAAAAGGACTATTGCG TGCTGCAGTGCCACGATCCCAGCTAAGCTTTGCAAGAGGGAAAGTACCAAGCAATTCCACAATTCCAAGATCAAGTTTCCATTGAACTCTGATGAAGCATTTATGTCAGATTATGTTTTAATCCTCATTTTAG AACAAGTTCAGTCTGGCAAGGCTTCTGATAAGCTGCTGTTTACGTACTTCCCTTTCCTGGTGTTTTGGCCATACTACATGGGCTGTTGA